The sequence CGTATAGGGACCTTTCGAAACGGAGCATGACGTGGCGAATTCCCAGGGCGATCTGCAAGTGATCGTGCCAAATCTGCACAGGCGCTATTCCGGGGTCACCGCGACCAACCGGATGGTGGCGCCGCGGCTGGCGAAACTGTATCGCGCCGCCTGGTTCGGCTCGGATGCGCCGGAGGGAATCGCGCGGTTGAGCGTTGCCGATCTGCTGAAACTCTGGCGGCGCAGGAGACCCCTGATCTGGCACGCGCGCCGCAACAACGAGATGATCGCGGGCGTCGTGCTGCGCGCGCTCGGCTGGCCGCTGAAGCTCGTGTTCACCTCGGCGGCGCAGCGGCATCACAGCTGGATCACGCGCTGGCTGATCCGGCGCATGGACGCGATCATCGCGACGAGTGACATCTCGGCGTCGTTCCTGAAGGTGCAGGCGACGGTGATCCCGCATGGCGTCGACACCGACGTCTACGCGTCGCCGATCGATCGCACTGCTGCCTTCGCGGAAGCCGGGCTGCCAGGCCGCTTCGCCATCGGCTGCTTCGGCCGCGTGCGTGCGCAGAAGGGTACCGACGTGTTCGTCGATGCGATGTGCCGCTTGCTGCCGCGCTATCCCGATTTCACCGCCGTCATCGTCGGGCAGGTCACGCCCGAGCAAATGCCCTTTGCCAACGACCTCAAGAAACGCATCGAAGCAGCTGGCCTGCAACCGCGCATCGTCATCACCGGCGAGCTGCCGATCGAAGCGGTGCAGCGCTGGTATCAGCGCTTGACGATCTACGCCTTCACCTCACGCAACGAGGGTTTTGGCCTGACGCTGATCGAGGCGATGGCGGCGGGCTGTGCGCTCGTCGCCGCGCGTGCCGGCGCAGCCGAGCTCGTCGTTGAGGATGGTGTCACAGGCGTGCTGATCCCGACAGGCGATGCCGATGCGCTCGCGGCAGCGCTCGAGCCGCTGATGCGCGACGTGGCTGCCGCAACCGCGATGGGCGAGCGCGGGCGGGCGCGGGTGCTCGAACGATTCAGCCTCGATGCCGAAGCGGCGCGGATCGGCGAGGTCTATCGGCCGCTGCTCTGAGCCGCCGCAAACAAAAATTGTGAAAACAACCCCATGCACAGTAGCCGGTGACAGTGAAATCAATGGCTTGGCGGCCGATTCGATCAACTGCTGATTTTACGAAATCGATTTGACCCGTCGGGCAAAACAGTGGCAAGATGTCACCATAGGCGCGAGCCTCGGCGGCCTCACGTCTCCGACCGCGTCTCCACCTCACCCAGCACCCTCTGCGCAATTCCCACCACCTCGCTCGCCGCAATGTCCCGCATGCAGCGGTGGTCGTTCATCTTGCAGATCGTGCTCTGGCAGGGCTGGCATGACAGCACGCTCTTGTCCTGGACCACGGTGGCCGCGAGGCCGTTGAGGGGGGCCCAGAGATAGGGGCTGGTCGGGCCGAAGATGCCCATGGTGGGGGTGCCGAGCGCAGCTGCAATGTGCATCAGGCCGGAATCGTTGGAGATGGCGACACCGGCGGCCGCCATGGCGAGGACGCCGTTGCGAAGGTCGTTGCCGGTGAGATCGCGGACCTTGGGGCCGCCGGCGGCGACGATCTCCTGGGCGAGGCCCTTTTCGGCGGGGCCGCCGACCACCCAGACCTCGAGCCCGCGCTCGACCAGCAGGCGGGCGGCCTCGGGATAGTAGGTCCAGCGTTTTGAGACGCCGACCGAGCCGGGGGCGAGCGCAACCGCTGCGCCGGCGCCGAGGCCGTTGGCCTGCCGCCAGCGCACGATGTCCTCGGCAGGAACGCGCAATTGCGGCACCGGCCATTCCGGCGGCAGGGGGGCGCCGTCGGGCTGGGCCAGCGCAGCGTTCTTGTCGATGAAGCGGGGCAGCTTCTTCTCGCCCCAGCGCCAGCGGTTGAGCAGCCCGAACCGGAACTCGCCGACGAAGCCGACCCGTTCCGGGATACCGGCCAGCGCGGGCGCGATCGCCGCCTTCCAGGTCCGGGGCAGCACCAGGGCGGTGCCGTAGTTCCGTTTCCGAAGGAGTTTGGCCAGGCCGAACTGCCGGCCGACGGCCAGCCGGCTGCGCGGCAGGTCCCAGACGATCCCCTCCCGCACGCCGGGCATGTAATCGACCAGCGGGGCGCATAGGGACGTGGTCAGCAGATCGACCGGCCGGTTCGGCCAGCGCTCCTTCAGGACCCGCACCACGGTGTGATTCCGGACGAAATCGCCGATCCACATGTAGGGAATGATCAGAATCGGGCGGGTGTCGTCCCGATCTGTATCTTCACTAAGTTGCGAATCTTTGTTCATTCGTTAATAGGGCCGAAGGCGAGCTGATGTGGCGGTTCGGTTAGCCGCTCCGGGCCGGGACGTAAAGCAGGCAGTGCGCGAGTCCAAAAGCGCCTGCCCAAAATGCTTACACTTTGGCGGATGATGCGCTACGGCAGGGTCGGACCTTAAGAAAATCGGGCAGGTAGGTGGAATGTTGCTGGTGACCGGCGGGGCCGGTTTTATCGGATCGAATGTCGTGGCCGCGCTGAATGACGCCGGCCGCAGCGACGTCGTTGTGTGCGACCTGCTCGGCAATGACGGCAAGTGGCGCAACCTGGCCAAGCGCCAGCTTGTGGATATCGTCCCACCGGCCGAGCTGCTCGACTGGCTGAACGGCCGCAAGCTCGATGCCGTGATCCATCTCGGGGCGATCTCCGCGACCACCGCGACCGATGGCGACCACGTGTTCGAGACCAATTTCCGGATGTCGATGCGCCTGCTCGACTGGTGCACGGCGGGCGCCGTGCCGTTCATCTATGCCTCCTCGGCTGCGACCTATGGCGACGGCGAGGCCGGCTTTGGCGACGATGCCTCGTTGCCGGCACTGAAAAAGCTGCGGCCGATGAATCTCTACGGCTGGAGCAAGCACATGTTCGATCTCGCGGTCGCCGGGCGCGTAGCGAACGGCGATCCGCTGCCGCCGCAATGCGTGGGCTTGAAATTCTTCAACGTGTTCGGCCCGAACGAATACCACAAGGGCTCGATGATGAGCGTGCTGGCGCGCCGCTTCGACGACGTCAAGGCGGGCCGCGTCGTGCAGCTGTTCAAGTCGCATCGCGAGGGCATCGCCGACGGCGACCAGCGCCGCGACTTCATCTACGTCGACGACGTCGTGCGCGTCATCATGTGGCTGCTGGCAACGCCCGCCGTCTCGGGCCTCTTCAACGTCGGGACCGGCAAGGCGCGCAGCTTCAAGGATCTGATGCTGGCCGCCTATGCCGCGCTCGGCAGCAGGCCCAACATCGAATACATTGACATGCCCGAGAACATCCGCGGCGCTTATCAGTACTTCACCCAGAGCGAGGTCGATCGCCTTTGCCGCGCCGGCTATAACGGCGGCTTCACGACACTCGAGGACGCGGTGAAAGCCTATGTCGGGGACTATCTCGACCGGCCCGACCGTTTCCGCTGAGGCTTTTTGATCATGGCGACGCCCATTCTGGATTTCGACGCGCTTGCGCAAACGATCTCAGCCCGCACGGTGCTCTGCATCGGCGACATCATGCTGGACGAGTTCGTCTATGGCGAGGTGTCGCGGATCTCGCCGGAAGCGCCGACGCCGGTCATCGCCGCCCAGCGCAGCGAGATCCATATCGGCGGCGCCGGCAATGTCGCACGCAATATCGCTTCGCTCGGCGCGCGCTGCATTTTCGTCGGCCTCGTCGGCGATGACGATGCGGGCAAGCGGCTCGCATCGGCGCTGGCCGAACATGGTGCAATCGAAAGCGTGCTGGTGTGCGATCCGTCGCGGCCGACCACACGAAAAGTCCGCTTCGTCTCCGAGCATTTTTCCACGCACATGCTGCGCGCGGACTGGGAGCAGGCGGTCGCGGCCTCCGACGCGGTCGAGACCGAGCTGATCGAGGCGATCCTGCCGCAGATCGCGCGCGCCGACATCGTGCTGTTGTCCGACTACGCCAAGGGCGTGCTGACCGCGCGCGTGATCCGCCACACCATTGATGCCGCGCGAAAGCTCGGCAAGTCCGTCATCGTCGATCCCAAGAGCCTGAACTGGGCGATCTATCGCGGCGCGACGCTGCTCACGCCCAATCGCAAGGAGTTTGCGGAAGCAACCTGCAGCCGCGCCGACACCCCGCAAAGCATCGTCGATGCCAGCGAGGACGTGATGCGGCTCGCCGATTGCGAGGCGATCCTGGTCACGCAGGGCGAGCACGGCATGACGCTGGTGCCGCGTGGCGGCGGGTTCGTCCACGTTCCTGCCGTTCCCGTGAAGGTGCGCGACGTCTCCGGCGCCGGTGACACCGTCGCCGCCGCGCTTGCGGTCTCGCTCGCGGCGTGCGCGGACTGGGATACGGCGCTGCGCGTGGCCAACGCCGCCGCTGCCGTCGCCGTCGGCAAGCAGGGCACCGCCAGCGTCAGCGCGGCCGAGCTGAGGCGGAAGATATTGCCGCACGCTTATCTCGCGGCCGAGGAGAAGATCGTGCTTGAGCCTGGTACGCTCGACGCGCAGCTCGCCGAATGGGAGCGCCAGGACCTCCGCGTCGGCTTCACCAATGGCTGCTTCGACATCCTGCATCCCGGCCACGTCAAGGTGCTGACCGCGGCGCGTGCCGCCTGCGACCGCCTGATCGTCGGGCTCAACAGCGACGCCTCGGTGCGACGGCTGAAGGGCGCCGATCGCCCGGTCCAGGACGAGCGCGCGCGCGCCGAGGTGCTCGCCGCACTCGAAGCGGTCGATCTCGTCGTCATCTTCGAGGAGGACACGCCGATCGAGCTGATCACCCGGATCAAGCCGAGCGCACTGGTGAAGGGCGGCGACTACACCCGCGAGCAGGTGGTCGGCCACGAGGTGGTCGAGGCCGCGGGCGGCGTGGTCGTGCTGGTCGACATCCTCCAGGGTTTCAGCACGACGGCGCTGGTGCATCGCGCGCGGGGAGGGGCCAAGTGACCGCACAAGTGACAGGTCAGGCGACGACGCTGGGCCGGGAGACGGCGGGCCAGATGCTGTCGCGCCGCTTGCGCAGCCCGGCAGCCTGGAGCGAGACGGTCGACCTGTTTGCCATCCTCACCGCGGCCTCGCTGCCCTGGTCGACGTCGCTGGCGGGGATCTTCAACGCCCTGATGCTCCTCTGCATGGTGCCGTTCCTCGACGTCCGCGCCTTCCTGCAATCGCTGAAGCGGCCGATCTGCATTGCGCCGATCGCGCTGGTCGTGCTCGCGCTGGTCGGAACGCTGTGGTCGGATGCGGCCTGGGGGGCGCGCTTCTATGCCGTCAATCCGACCGTCAAGCTGCTCGTGCTGCCGGTCCTGCTCTACCATTTCGAGCGTTCGTCGCGCGGACGCTGGATCTTCGTCGCCTTCCTGGTGTCCTGCGGGCTGCTGTCGGTGATGTCCTGGCTGGTCGCCTTCTACCCGAATCTCGCGCTCAAGACCGATCCGCCCGAGCGCGGCATCTTCGTCAAGAACTATATCGACCAGAGCCAGGAATTCGCACTGTGCGCGGTCGCGCTCGCCTATCCGGTCGTGATGCTGCTGCGCGAGAAGCGCTACTGGCTCGCCGGGCTGCTCACCGCGCTGGCGCTCAGCTTCTTCGTCAACATGGCTTTCGTCGTGGTGTCGCGCACCGCGCTCGTCACCGTTCCGATCATGTTCGGCGTGTTCGCGCTGCTGCATTTGAGCTGGCGCAGCATCGCGATCATCTCGGCCGCTCTGGTCGCCGGGGCGTTTCTCGCCTGGCAGGCCTCGCCGCAATTGCGCAGGACCGCCGACACCTTTGCCAGCGACTATACGCGCTATGTGGAGAAGGGCGAGCCGACCTCGGCGGGCCTGCGGCTGGAATTCTGGCGGAAATCGCTCGGCTTCTTCGCGGAGGCGCCGATCAAGGGGCACGGGACGGGTTCGACGCGCGGATTGTTCGAGCGGGCTGCGACGCCCGGGGTCCAGTACCAGGCTTCCGCCGAGGTGATCGGCAACCCGCATAACCAGACGCTGAACGTCGCCGTGCAATGGGGCATCATCGGCATCGCCATTCTCTATGCGATCTGGATCCTGCATCTGCGCTTGTTTCGAGGCGATAGCCTCGCCAGCTGGGTCGGCCTGCTGGTCGTGGTGCAGAACGTCTTCACCTCGCTGTTGAACTCCCATCTGTTCGATTTTCACGAGGGCTGGATGTATGTCATCGGTGTCGGCGTTGCCGGCGGCATGGTGATCCGGGCACAACAGGCCGAGGCGAAGATGGGGGAAGCCGGTTCCTGAGCGGCCGCGCGGCTGGCAAGTCCCGTTAAGATGGGCTATCAGCGCGGTCAGGTTGCACCCAACGGGATATTCATCGGTCGGCGGATGACGCGTCTTTCGCATCTCACCTTGCGCAATTTTCTGATCGCGCTCCACGACCTGCTGGCGACCACGGCGGCGCTGTTCGCCGCGTTCTACCTGCGTTTCGAGGGCGGCGAAGGCTTCTACGACCGCCTGCCGCTGCTGTTCCAGATCCTGCCCTACTTCCTCGCCTTCAGCGTGGTCGTATTCTTCGTCTTCAACCTGACGACGACGAAATGGCGCTTCATCTCGCTGCCGGACGCGCTGAACATCATCCGCGTCGCGAGTGTGCTGACGGTGGCCCTGCTCGTGCTGGACTACGTCTTCGTCGCCCCCAATGTCCGCGGCGCGTTCTTCCTCGGCAAGGTGACGATCGTCCTCTACTGGTTCCTCGAGATCTCGTTCCTCAGCGCACTGCGCATGACCTATCGCTACTTCCGCTACACGCGGGTGCGGCGTCATGCCCGCACCGACGATGCGGCGCCAACGCTGCTGATCGGCCGCGCCGCGGATGCCGAGGTGCTGCTGCGCGGGATCGAGAGCGGGGCGATCAAGCGGATCTGGCCGGTCGGCGTGCTGTCGCCGTCGAGCTCGGATCGCGGCCAGCTGATCCGCAACGTGCCGGTGCTCGGCGGCATCGACGACGTCGAGGACGTCATCGCCGACTTCGCCAAGCGCAACAAGCCGATCGCGCGTCTCGTGATGACACCGTCGGCGTTCGAGCCGGAGGCGCATCCCGAATCGATCCTGATGCGGGCGCGCAAGCTGGGTGTGATCGTCAACCGCATGCCTTCGCTGGAGAGCGGCGATACGCCGCGCCTCACGGCCGTCGCGGTCGAGGATCTCCTGCTGCGGCCGAGCGAGACAATCGACTATGCGCGCCTCGAGGCCCTGATCAGGGGCAAGGCGGTGATCGTCACCGGCGGCGGCGGCTCGATCGGTTCCGAGATCTGCGAGCGCGTCGTCGCCTTCGGCGCCGCGCGCCTGCTGATCGTGGAAAATTCCGAGCCGGCGCTCTACGCAGTCACGGAGGCGCTCGCCGCGCAGGGTACGGCTGCCGAGATCGAAGGACGGATCGCCGACATCCGCGACCGCGAGCGCATCATGCGCCTGATGGCCGAGTTCAAGCCGGACATCGTGTTCCACGCCGCGGCCCTCAAGCACGTGCCGATCCTCGAGCGCGACTGGAGCGAGGGCGTCAAGACCAACATCTTCGGCTCGATCAACGTTGCCGATGCCGCGCACGCCGCCGGCGCCGAGGGCATGGTGATGATCTCGACCGACAAGGCGATCGAGCCGGTGTCGATGCTCGGCCTCACCAAGCGCTTCGCCGAGATGTACTGCCAAGCGCTCGACCACGATCTAGCCGCAGGCAGCAGCAGTGCCAGGCCACCGATGCGGCTGATCTCGGTCCGGTTCGGCAACGTGCTGGCCTCGAACGGCTCGGTGGTGCCGAAATTCAAGGCCCAGATCGAGGCCGGCGGTCCGGTGACGGTCACTCATCCCGACATGGTCCGCTACTTCATGACCATCCGCGAGGCCTGCGACCTCGTCATCACGGCGGCAACGCATGCGCTCGGAACGCAGCGTCCCGATGTCTCGGTCTACGTGCTCAACATGGGCCAGCCGGTGAAGATCGTCGATCTCGCCGAGCGCATGATCCGCCTCTCCGGCCTGCAGCCGGGCTACGACATCGAGATCGTGTTCACCGGCATGCGGCCGGGCGAGCGGCTGCACGAGATCCTGTTCGCCTCCGAGGAGCCGACCCGCGAGATCGGCGTCGCCGGCATCATGGCGGCGCAGCCGAACGAGCCGCCGATGCAGACGCTGCGCAAATGGATCACGGCACTTGAGCAGGCGATCGCCCGCGACGATCGCGCCACGATCAGGACGATCCTGAAGGATGCGGTCCCGGAATTCGGGTCGACCGCGGCCTGATCATGCAGCCCCAAGGCAAGATCGTCGTCGCGAGCCAGCATTATCCGCCGGATCCGAGCACGACCGCGGCGATCATGGCGGAGATCGCCTGCCGGATCGCGGCCGGTCACGAGGTTGTCGTGCTGTCGGGCTCACCGGGCGCACTGCCAGCCTCGCAGACCGGTCCCGGAAAGCCGCGCGTCGTCGCGATCAAGAACCGGATGGCGGGCAAGGCGGCGCTGGTGCGGCGCGGGGTGTCCGAACTGCTGTTCGTGGCGCGCACATTCCTTGCCTTGATGCGGGAGCTCAAGGCAGGTGACGTCGTGCTCACCGTCACGGCGCCGTTCATGCTGCCCTATGCCGTCGCCGCCGCGGCAAGGCTCAAGGGCGCGCGCTCCGCGCTGATCATGCACGACCTCTTTCCCGACGTGCTGGTGATGGCGGGCCTGCTGAAGCCGGGCTCGATCGTGACGCGGACGATGCGCTTCGCCAACAGCCTGATGTTCCGTGCGCTCAACGCCGTCATCACCATCGGCCGCGATGCCGAGCGGCCGCTCTTGACCTATTCCGGCATGAGACGGAACAAGATCCGCTTCATCCCGAACTGGGCGACGCTGGTGCCCGGGCCGCGTCCGCTGTCGCAGGACAATCCGTTCCGCAAAGCGATTCCCGCGCGTTTCGTCGTCGGCCTGTCGGGCAATCTCGGCTTCACCCATGATCCGGAGATCGTGTTCGAGGCGGCGCGCCTGCTCGAGGACGAGCCGGACATCCATTTCCTGCTGTCCGGCTGGGGCATCGGCTTCGCGCGGCTGAAGCAGTTGCAGGCGGAAGCAAACCTGCCCAATGTGTCCTTCGTGGCACGGGTCGAAGACGCCGAGCTCGAGGCGTTTCTGGCGTCGGCCAATCTCTGGATCATTCCATACCGGAAGGACGTTGCGGGGGTGTCGGTGCCAAGCCGGTTCTACAATCTGCTGGCGGTCGGCCGTCCTGTGGCACTGGTCTCGGAGCCGGAGGCCGAGGCCGCGTTGACGGTGGTGGAGAACGGGCTCGGCTGGGTCGTGACGCCGGGCCGGGCCGATCAGCTCGCAGACGCAATCCGCGCGGCCTCCCATTCCGACGATGCTGCCATGGCGGAGCGCGCTGTGAAGGCGGCGGCGAGGTTCGATCGCGCCACCGCGATGAACGCCTATGCTGCTCTGGTCGACGAATTGTTGCGCAACCCGGACCTTTCGGAGCAACGATGAGCGAGAGCAAACCGGTCGTGCTGGTGACGGGAGCGAGCGGCTTTGTCGGCCGTCATGTCGTGCCCGCGCTCGCACGCGCCGGCTGGTCGGTCCGCCGCGCGGTGCGCAGCTCCGAAGGCGCCGAGGACGAGGTCGTGATCGAGACGATCGGTCCCGACACCAACTGGCAGACGGCGCTCGAAGGCGTCGACGCCGTCGTCCATCTCGCCGCGCGCGTGCATCACAAGCACGAGGAGCACGCCGTTCAGCTCTACCGCAACGTCAACATCGCCGGCACGCTGCATCTGGCGCGCTCGGCGGCGACGGCCGGCGTGCGCCAGTTCATCTTCGTCAGCACCGTGCTCGTGCACGGTCGCAGCAACGACGGCCGTGCCCCCTTCAGCGAGGACGATATCCTGACGCCGCGCGGCCTCTACGGCATGTCCAAGGCCGCGGCCGAGGCGGGGTTGAGGACGCTGGCGCGCGACGGCGCCATGAAGATCTCGGTGATCAGGCCGCCGCTGGTCTATGGTGCCGGCGCCAAGGGCAATTTCGCGCTGTTGACGCGTGCGGTCAGCCTGGGACTGCCGCTGCCCTTTGCCGCGATCCGCAATCACCGCGCCTTCCTTGCCGTGCAGAACCTGTCCTCGTTCATCCTGGGCCGGCTCGCCCATCACGACCCCGCCAGCAATTTCGAGATCTTCCTGGTGGCCGACAGGGAACAGGTCTCGACGCCCGAATTCATCGAGCGCCTGGGCCGGGCCTCCGGCAAGATCCCGCGTCTGTTCCGCATGCCGCCGGACCTGCTCGGCATGCTCCTCAACGTGATGGGACGGCAGGATACGCATGACAGCCTGATCGGCTCGCTCGAGCTCGACGTCTCCAAGGCGCTCGCGACCGGCTGGCAGCCGGAGGTCTCGCTCGACGAGGGCCTGCGGCTTGCGCTGTTGGCTCAGGAGCCTTGAGGGCGGGAGAAGCGCCGAAGCACGAAGCCGACCGCGATCGCACCGGCGAGCAGCGCGGGCAGCGTGACCGCCATCGTCGCGGCGCGAACGGCGAGGATCGCCAGCCCCGCGAGCACGAGGTTGAGCAGGAAGACTTCGCCGGTCACCCGGGACACCGAAAAACCGTTGTCGGTCGCGCGCTGATAGAAATGCGAACGGTGCGCCGACCAGAACTGCTCGCGGCGCGCGATGCGCCGAAACAGCGTGATGGTGGCATCGGCGAGGTAGTAGGCCGGCAGCAGCAGCGCCGCGGCCGCTTGCCCGTGCCAGGCGAGTTCGAGCAGGCACCAGCCGAGCAGGAGGCCGATCGGCAGGCTGCCGACATCGCCCAAGAACACTTTTGCGACCGGCTTGTTGAAGGGCGCAAAGCCGAGCATGGCGCCGCACAGCGTGGTGGCAATCAGCGTTGCAGGCCCTGAGAGCTCGCCGAGCCATCCGAGCAGCAGCAGCGCCGCGGTGACCGGCACCACTTCCGCCACCGTCATCAGGTCGAGCCCGTCCATGAAGTTGACGAGGTTCACGAACCAGACGCCGGCGAGCAGGATGAGTCCGCGCTCCAGTGCAAGAGGCATCGCCGGCACGATGCGCGCCGTCTCGGGCGCGGTGAACACGACGGCGCCGACGGTGGCTGCCTGCAGCACGAGCCGCACGGTCACCGGCAGCGATACGATGTCGTCGGCAAATCCGACCAGCGCGATCGCGATTGTCGCAATGACCAGCGCCGGCGGGATCGCGACGCTCGCCCAGGCCGCCCATACGGCTGCGACCAGCAGCGTCGCCGATATCACCGCGATGCCGGCACCCTGGGGCGTCGGGACACGATGCGAGGACCGCGCATTCGGCCGCGCCAGCGCGTAGCGCTGGAGCAGGGGGCGGCTTGTCGAGGTGATGACGGCCGATATCAGCGCGGCAATCGCCAGGGCAAGCAGCGCGGGCACGGCGGCAACGGCTTCGGTGGCCAGGTTCACTCCGGCGCTCCGATCGGTGCCGAGCCTTGCGCGGCTTTCTCCGCGCTCAGGATCCAGACGAGGCCACCGACCGCGCCGACGATGAAGTACACCGCGCCGAACAGCAGCGAGATGTTGACGCCCTCGTTGGCGGCAAGGCCCGCGAAGCCGAAGGCGAGGCCCATGGTGGCCTCGCGCACGCCCCAGCCCGCGATCGAGATCGGCATCATCGTGATCAGCATCACCGGCGGCACGAGCTGGAACACGTCGTTGAAGCCGACGGGAGCGGCAATCGACTGCACGACGCACCAGGCGATGACGACTGTGAGCACATGTACGGCAAGCGAGAGAATCGAGACGATCGGTCCGCGCGTGCGGCTGAAGATCACGCGGTTCGCAATCACGGCGCAGGCGTGGATGTGATGCGTGGCCCACCAGGTTTTCAGCCAGCGCCATTTCAGCGCGCCGAAGACCAGGAAGCCGAGACCACCCGCGAGCGCGGCGAGGTCGACCAGCAGCAGCGCCGAGCGCCCGTGCGGATCGGTGATGAGGGCGTAGCTCCAGGGCAGGCTCGCGACGATGAGGATCGCGAGCGCGATCAGGCCGATCGCGCGGTCGACGAAGATCGAGTAGGTCGCAGCGCGCCAGCCGGCACCGGCGCGCGCGACCAGCCACAGGCGGACCGCATCGCCGCCGATCGCGGAGGGCAGGGTCTGGTTGAAGAACGAGCCGATCACGTTGTAGCGCATCGCGCGGGCGAGCTCGAGCGGCGCGCCGCATGCGGCGCTGATCTCGCGCCAGCGCAGCACGCCGACGAAGATCTGCAGGAACGTGATCGCGATCGCGAGGCCGATCCAGAACAGGCTGGTCACGGTGAAACGCGAAAACAGTTCGGACAGATCGACCTTGCGCAGCGCCAGGTAGAGCAGCGCCGCGGAAATCAGGATCTTGGCCGCAGAAAGCAGGATTCGGCGCATCTCGCCCGCATGAACAGGGTTTGCGAAGATTGTGGCAACCCGACGCGAGGCGCCGAATTCGGCCGCTTTGGTATGGTCTTGGCGCCGATCTTGCAATAGCGGTGATTAGGAGCGGTGATTAGGAGCGGTTATAAGCGGCGGTCATGAA is a genomic window of Bradyrhizobium sp. CB1717 containing:
- a CDS encoding SDR family NAD(P)-dependent oxidoreductase, whose amino-acid sequence is MTRLSHLTLRNFLIALHDLLATTAALFAAFYLRFEGGEGFYDRLPLLFQILPYFLAFSVVVFFVFNLTTTKWRFISLPDALNIIRVASVLTVALLVLDYVFVAPNVRGAFFLGKVTIVLYWFLEISFLSALRMTYRYFRYTRVRRHARTDDAAPTLLIGRAADAEVLLRGIESGAIKRIWPVGVLSPSSSDRGQLIRNVPVLGGIDDVEDVIADFAKRNKPIARLVMTPSAFEPEAHPESILMRARKLGVIVNRMPSLESGDTPRLTAVAVEDLLLRPSETIDYARLEALIRGKAVIVTGGGGSIGSEICERVVAFGAARLLIVENSEPALYAVTEALAAQGTAAEIEGRIADIRDRERIMRLMAEFKPDIVFHAAALKHVPILERDWSEGVKTNIFGSINVADAAHAAGAEGMVMISTDKAIEPVSMLGLTKRFAEMYCQALDHDLAAGSSSARPPMRLISVRFGNVLASNGSVVPKFKAQIEAGGPVTVTHPDMVRYFMTIREACDLVITAATHALGTQRPDVSVYVLNMGQPVKIVDLAERMIRLSGLQPGYDIEIVFTGMRPGERLHEILFASEEPTREIGVAGIMAAQPNEPPMQTLRKWITALEQAIARDDRATIRTILKDAVPEFGSTAA
- a CDS encoding O-antigen ligase family protein, with amino-acid sequence MLSRRLRSPAAWSETVDLFAILTAASLPWSTSLAGIFNALMLLCMVPFLDVRAFLQSLKRPICIAPIALVVLALVGTLWSDAAWGARFYAVNPTVKLLVLPVLLYHFERSSRGRWIFVAFLVSCGLLSVMSWLVAFYPNLALKTDPPERGIFVKNYIDQSQEFALCAVALAYPVVMLLREKRYWLAGLLTALALSFFVNMAFVVVSRTALVTVPIMFGVFALLHLSWRSIAIISAALVAGAFLAWQASPQLRRTADTFASDYTRYVEKGEPTSAGLRLEFWRKSLGFFAEAPIKGHGTGSTRGLFERAATPGVQYQASAEVIGNPHNQTLNVAVQWGIIGIAILYAIWILHLRLFRGDSLASWVGLLVVVQNVFTSLLNSHLFDFHEGWMYVIGVGVAGGMVIRAQQAEAKMGEAGS
- a CDS encoding glycosyltransferase family 4 protein; this translates as MANSQGDLQVIVPNLHRRYSGVTATNRMVAPRLAKLYRAAWFGSDAPEGIARLSVADLLKLWRRRRPLIWHARRNNEMIAGVVLRALGWPLKLVFTSAAQRHHSWITRWLIRRMDAIIATSDISASFLKVQATVIPHGVDTDVYASPIDRTAAFAEAGLPGRFAIGCFGRVRAQKGTDVFVDAMCRLLPRYPDFTAVIVGQVTPEQMPFANDLKKRIEAAGLQPRIVITGELPIEAVQRWYQRLTIYAFTSRNEGFGLTLIEAMAAGCALVAARAGAAELVVEDGVTGVLIPTGDADALAAALEPLMRDVAAATAMGERGRARVLERFSLDAEAARIGEVYRPLL
- the waaF gene encoding lipopolysaccharide heptosyltransferase II, which gives rise to MNKDSQLSEDTDRDDTRPILIIPYMWIGDFVRNHTVVRVLKERWPNRPVDLLTTSLCAPLVDYMPGVREGIVWDLPRSRLAVGRQFGLAKLLRKRNYGTALVLPRTWKAAIAPALAGIPERVGFVGEFRFGLLNRWRWGEKKLPRFIDKNAALAQPDGAPLPPEWPVPQLRVPAEDIVRWRQANGLGAGAAVALAPGSVGVSKRWTYYPEAARLLVERGLEVWVVGGPAEKGLAQEIVAAGGPKVRDLTGNDLRNGVLAMAAAGVAISNDSGLMHIAAALGTPTMGIFGPTSPYLWAPLNGLAATVVQDKSVLSCQPCQSTICKMNDHRCMRDIAASEVVGIAQRVLGEVETRSET
- the rfaD gene encoding ADP-glyceromanno-heptose 6-epimerase, which produces MLLVTGGAGFIGSNVVAALNDAGRSDVVVCDLLGNDGKWRNLAKRQLVDIVPPAELLDWLNGRKLDAVIHLGAISATTATDGDHVFETNFRMSMRLLDWCTAGAVPFIYASSAATYGDGEAGFGDDASLPALKKLRPMNLYGWSKHMFDLAVAGRVANGDPLPPQCVGLKFFNVFGPNEYHKGSMMSVLARRFDDVKAGRVVQLFKSHREGIADGDQRRDFIYVDDVVRVIMWLLATPAVSGLFNVGTGKARSFKDLMLAAYAALGSRPNIEYIDMPENIRGAYQYFTQSEVDRLCRAGYNGGFTTLEDAVKAYVGDYLDRPDRFR
- the rfaE1 gene encoding D-glycero-beta-D-manno-heptose-7-phosphate kinase, giving the protein MATPILDFDALAQTISARTVLCIGDIMLDEFVYGEVSRISPEAPTPVIAAQRSEIHIGGAGNVARNIASLGARCIFVGLVGDDDAGKRLASALAEHGAIESVLVCDPSRPTTRKVRFVSEHFSTHMLRADWEQAVAASDAVETELIEAILPQIARADIVLLSDYAKGVLTARVIRHTIDAARKLGKSVIVDPKSLNWAIYRGATLLTPNRKEFAEATCSRADTPQSIVDASEDVMRLADCEAILVTQGEHGMTLVPRGGGFVHVPAVPVKVRDVSGAGDTVAAALAVSLAACADWDTALRVANAAAAVAVGKQGTASVSAAELRRKILPHAYLAAEEKIVLEPGTLDAQLAEWERQDLRVGFTNGCFDILHPGHVKVLTAARAACDRLIVGLNSDASVRRLKGADRPVQDERARAEVLAALEAVDLVVIFEEDTPIELITRIKPSALVKGGDYTREQVVGHEVVEAAGGVVVLVDILQGFSTTALVHRARGGAK
- a CDS encoding glycosyltransferase family 4 protein, giving the protein MQPQGKIVVASQHYPPDPSTTAAIMAEIACRIAAGHEVVVLSGSPGALPASQTGPGKPRVVAIKNRMAGKAALVRRGVSELLFVARTFLALMRELKAGDVVLTVTAPFMLPYAVAAAARLKGARSALIMHDLFPDVLVMAGLLKPGSIVTRTMRFANSLMFRALNAVITIGRDAERPLLTYSGMRRNKIRFIPNWATLVPGPRPLSQDNPFRKAIPARFVVGLSGNLGFTHDPEIVFEAARLLEDEPDIHFLLSGWGIGFARLKQLQAEANLPNVSFVARVEDAELEAFLASANLWIIPYRKDVAGVSVPSRFYNLLAVGRPVALVSEPEAEAALTVVENGLGWVVTPGRADQLADAIRAASHSDDAAMAERAVKAAARFDRATAMNAYAALVDELLRNPDLSEQR